One Pseudodesulfovibrio cashew DNA window includes the following coding sequences:
- a CDS encoding 6-hydroxymethylpterin diphosphokinase MptE-like protein — protein MVRYRLNPTFVGEIPEDHWHGQLVVAFGRVRIDAAIPEDRVWRVENPAGDGIRGFADRLRPELLVDGIFFVVPESLEPEDACAVFDIQRLLIHLHYKYVYFPQRSLSTADVAGVREESLPDVIREINQLRNYPWLLSSPLTDKLAREKIGLPLLVVLPGPSMHEVLPRLEAMRDHCLVACVGRTVNDCLHAGVIPDVVIQLDTYQVQRNFYENLPDMPETLLVPLSICPFYPYARKFRGVVMMDSFNLELLPNPARLRESYVSTITACLGLAEALHAPHCFIAGADLSAPLALAGHPYEGRTSGPLPVFSHRNTYLFQRRDGSLAQGWDYFIATAQEVDQFAEAIGQNTGTRFYSTTDATLLSRRWFPHGPPETILGLPQVDRAVFLAAVDRVLAVREDVDITRTRMHLLRLLEEVRGAETAYVGGGVPREVLENHTLTKAVGRMRNPMLKGDVDRVGVAARVASKWREALNDARLLIQAVTQAGRGRAVPLLCLPHEVEPLKMMLGRIVGGGRWELFTISTPPCPPFPEAETLAVNDVLGWLAGQQAVFASPGIMKEFEYIMDYAPGGNVYDLRRVAGPEIKRETV, from the coding sequence GTGGTCCGCTATCGACTCAATCCGACATTTGTCGGCGAAATACCTGAAGATCATTGGCATGGACAGCTGGTGGTCGCCTTTGGTCGTGTCCGGATTGACGCGGCCATTCCCGAGGACCGGGTCTGGCGGGTGGAAAATCCTGCCGGGGACGGAATCAGGGGATTTGCCGACCGTCTCAGGCCCGAGCTGCTGGTGGACGGCATCTTTTTCGTGGTGCCCGAGTCCCTGGAGCCGGAGGACGCCTGTGCGGTTTTCGACATCCAGAGGCTCCTCATCCATCTGCACTACAAGTATGTCTATTTCCCACAGCGCTCCCTATCCACCGCCGACGTGGCGGGCGTGCGCGAGGAGTCGCTGCCCGACGTCATCCGGGAGATCAACCAGCTCAGGAACTATCCCTGGCTGCTGAGCTCCCCGCTCACGGACAAGCTGGCCCGTGAGAAGATCGGCCTGCCGCTGCTGGTGGTCCTGCCCGGTCCGTCCATGCACGAGGTGCTGCCCCGCCTGGAGGCCATGCGCGACCACTGTCTGGTGGCCTGCGTGGGTCGGACCGTGAACGACTGCCTCCATGCAGGCGTGATCCCGGACGTGGTTATCCAGCTCGACACCTATCAGGTGCAGCGCAACTTCTACGAGAATCTGCCTGACATGCCGGAGACCCTGCTGGTCCCGCTCTCCATCTGTCCGTTCTATCCCTATGCCCGCAAGTTCCGGGGCGTGGTCATGATGGACAGCTTCAACCTGGAGCTGCTGCCCAACCCGGCCCGGCTGCGGGAGTCCTACGTCTCCACCATCACCGCCTGCCTGGGGCTCGCCGAGGCTCTGCACGCCCCGCACTGCTTCATCGCCGGGGCCGACCTCTCCGCGCCGCTGGCCCTGGCCGGTCATCCGTACGAGGGGCGGACGAGCGGGCCGTTGCCGGTCTTTTCACACCGCAACACCTATCTTTTTCAACGCCGGGACGGCTCCCTTGCCCAGGGATGGGACTATTTCATTGCCACGGCCCAGGAGGTGGACCAGTTCGCCGAGGCCATCGGCCAAAACACGGGCACGCGCTTCTATTCGACCACGGACGCCACGCTGCTGTCGCGCCGCTGGTTCCCCCATGGACCGCCCGAGACGATTCTCGGGCTGCCGCAGGTGGACCGCGCCGTGTTCCTGGCCGCCGTGGACCGCGTCCTGGCCGTGCGCGAGGACGTGGACATCACCCGTACGCGCATGCACCTGCTCCGCCTGCTGGAGGAGGTGCGCGGGGCCGAGACCGCCTATGTTGGCGGCGGGGTCCCCCGTGAGGTGCTGGAAAACCACACCCTGACCAAGGCCGTGGGTCGCATGCGCAATCCCATGCTCAAGGGGGATGTGGACCGGGTGGGCGTGGCCGCAAGGGTGGCGTCCAAGTGGCGCGAGGCCCTGAACGATGCTCGGTTGCTGATCCAGGCCGTGACCCAGGCCGGGCGTGGCCGTGCCGTGCCGCTGCTCTGCCTGCCCCATGAGGTCGAGCCGCTCAAAATGATGCTCGGACGCATTGTCGGTGGTGGCCGCTGGGAGCTGTTCACCATCTCCACGCCGCCGTGCCCGCCGTTCCCCGAGGCCGAGACCCTGGCCGTGAACGACGTGCTGGGCTGGCTGGCCGGACAGCAGGCGGTTTTTGCCTCCCCCGGCATCATGAAGGAATTTGAATACATTATGGATTACGCGCCCGGCGGCAATGTGTATGACCTGCGCCGCGTAGCCGGGCCGGAAATCAAGAGGGAAACGGTATGA